The DNA window ATCATTTTTGGATTCTCCCTCCGGTGCatgattctcttttttttttttttttgtcatttttcagctttttaaattttttttttttttatccttaaacttttttttttaacttcttttcttcaaaagtaTTTACAATTGCTGGTTttgtgcagaaaatgaaaattaatcaaataaaaaataaaacttaaagaGTCCCTCTGCTTctggctgggaggagagagagaacgCGGCGCCGGCGCCACGGCcgaggcggggccgggggcgaagcgggggcggcggggccgggtcCCCTCCGGAGGCggccccctcctctcctctcctttcctctcctctctgctccgGCGGCCGGGACGGGCGGGGGgcgcagggctgggggtgctggggctggggagagagggagagaggagtgagGGTCGCACCCTGGGGTGCCTGCCCACCCCTGGCCACCAACACCCGCGGAGCTGGGGTCTGGCACCCCCCTACCCAGGGGTCTGGGTCCTGCTCCCCAAATCTGGAACCCCATACTCAGGGGCTGGGGTCCTGCTCCCCAAATCTGGAACCCCATACCCAGGGGCTGGGGTCCTGCTCCCCAAATCTGGAACCCCCATACGCAGGGGCTGGGGTCCTGCCCAtctccttcatctcctccaCCCCAACACCCAGGGATCTGGGGTCCTGTTCACCCCAATGTGACACCCATGTCCCAGGGATCTGGGGGTCCTGTTCACCCCAATGTGACACCCATGTCCCAGGGATCTGGGGGTCCTGTTCACCCCAATGTGGCACCCATGTCCCAGGGATCTGGGTCCTTCCCATCCAACCCTGCACTCTGGagtcctgctggcacagctaCTGGGTGGGGAACACAGCTGGCACTCACCTGGGGACGGTGGCGTCTCCGAGCCCCGCTGGCGACGCTGCCAGAGCCTGGAGGGGTCAGCGCTTCACCAACAGCCATCGCTGTCCATccggcaggagcagccccaggcgcCGAGCGGACGGGGAgggacaagaaaagaaaagaatccCCAGACAGCCTCCCCGGGGCGGCCGAGGGGGCCCCggccgggctgggggcagggggcacCCAGCGCTGACCCCCAgatcccctcctgccctccctgcccgcgCCCCTGCGCCGGGCCTGCGCtctgtccgtccgtccgtccgtccgtccgaTTGTCCTgctgcggggcggggggggcggcAGTCCGGAAAGCAGAGCCGGAGCTTGGCAGGCAGAGCGGGTTTGAGTGCGGagggggaaaaacggggggtTTCTCTCTTCATccattattattaattttttccttttgtttcacttattttttatctttttaatcttttttttttctcattttttttctttttttcctccttttttctttctttttttttcttttttttttttttttaagaaaacaaacaaacggTTCCAATCCCAGTTAAATACAGAACTTGAAAAGTGTTCCAGAAAAAAGTGCTGGCTAAATTACCTCTGAAAGAGAAACACAACATGGAGAGAGAGGGGGACACGATGAGAAGGGCCCTGAgggtcccctgtgtccccttctGCCACCCTCACTCCCAGGTTCTCCCCCACCTACCCTGTAACAAAACCTCGTTGTCCCGTTGGCACGTCAGCAGACACTACAATGAGGTGACCGTAAAAGTGTCCTCAGGGTGTTGTTGCTCTACCATGGGTCCCAAAAACCCGCTCTTCTGGGTGGGGGCCATGACGGGGTGCCCTTGGGGTGCAAAACTGGGGTACCTGTAGttgtcctgcagctgcagcattgAGTCTCTTGGTACGGGGGAGATGTTCAAGTCATTGATCAAGGGACAAGCGTAGGGTCCTCGGTGGTGAGCCCGGGACATCTCCAAGGGCTCCTTCTCGCCCTTGGAGGGGTGGGTGCTGCTCGGGCTGCTCAAGTGGGGGTTCAGACACGGGGGGTCCGTCCTGCCCATGAAGTCTACCAGCATGCCAGCCCCCGCCTTGCCGTCGTAGGAAGGGCTGCGGGTGCTGGCGTTGGGGGAGTACCAGTACGGGGGGTTTTTGCAGCTGGGGGAGTCATAGTGCGCTTGAGGCATGGGGAGGTCGCGGCAGGCCAGGTGTGGGGCGTGTGGCAGGGCCCCCCCCTGCATGCTGTGTTTGAGCGAGTCGCAGGCCGGCAGCTTTCGGATGCTGCCTGCCCGGAGGTCCTCCTTGAAGGCCAAGGTCGGGGAGCAGTTGGGCGAGAAGGCTTTCTGCAAACCGGCCTCGAACACAGTCTGCTGGCCAGGGGCCGCCAGCTGgtgtgggagggcagggaagtgcTTGCTCTCCAAATCCGGCTGCCCCAAACCGGGGGAGTCGCTCTGGAACCCCTGGACAAAGGTCCCATCCGAGGGGGTGGAGGGGTTCATGGAGTAGGGGCCGGTGTAGTCACAGGGGTCCCGCTCCCCCACCCCGAAGCCCCGGgactgggagggcaggggggacaTGCTGCTGTCCCCGCTGTAGTAGTCCAAGCCCAGGTCCGTGCTGTCCTGGAAGAGGGGGTTCACCGCCTGTGACTTGGTGGGGAACTTGGCTTTGCCCGTACCCCTCTCCTTCTTGGAGGCACAAGCCCCTCGGGAGCCCCGGGGCTGACGGGGTCCCGTGTTCCTCTTGGAGGGGTACAcggaggaagaagaggaagaggaggagaaactCAGGTGGGAGGTGTCGAACATATCCACCTTCTTCCGTCGGCCTCGACCGGGCTTTGAGTTACTCTGGAAGAGGACGCTCTGGTTCCAGTTgtagccaggagcagaggatgccTCATTCCAGTCCATCatcagcttctccaggctggagaggctggaCTGGCCCTCGCTGGAGGACGCCTCGCTGTTGGCGCGCCGGTAACCAGCCGGCTGGTTGAACTGGGTGCTGTCAGAGGAGGACTCCGAGAAGGTCTCAGAGACCGTCTGCTGCTTGGCTTTCTGCGGGGTGTAGTTGGAGATGTCCAGGATGACATTGGGTTCATTGAGGTGGCACTCGAAGCCCGGGTTGTAGAGCTGGCTGAAGGCTTCTGAGCTCCAATCCAAGCCGCCGTAGCCCTGCCGGAAGGCCCACGGCGCAGCGCTGGGGAACTGCCGGCAGTTTTCAGGTGAGGGCTGGAAGGACGCCGACCCCTTGGGCACCATGTAGCCGCCGGGCGAGACGGTGCTGGCCCGGCTGTCGCAGCGCAGGGGGGTGTGCGCGGCGCTGGAGAACTGCCCCCCCTGCTCGGCACTGTTGAAGAAGGCGGCTTTTCCCAGTGGCAGACTGGGACCAGCTGTCGGTGGCGCGTAGCCGGCactgtgggcactgctgggtgagGACGGgaggctgctgccactgccataGGCGAAGCTGCAGTCCTTGCTGTTGGGGCAGTCCTGTGCTGATGGGTACTGCTTTCCTGGCGGGAACACGCTGGCGGGTGCCACGCTCTGCCCGGTGCTGCCATAGCTGCCGTACGGGGAGTAGCCCGGGGTGCCACTGGCCGCTGGGTGAGCCGTGGGTGACCGGGACACAGCCGATGGCGGGGCCAGCTTGGGGAAGGACTCGGTGCCCCGGCACTCTGACGAGCCTTGGGTCACACCGTAGGCGCTGGAGGCGCGGCCAGGCGGGAACGCGGGCCGGCCCTGCATGGCCGCGTGGAAGGCTTCGGCACCAGGGCTGGCCGCCGGCACTTTGCCGCCGCGCGCTGTGTAGGCAGCCATGCCCCGCTGGCCGGGCAGCGCGGCCGGGGGGGCCGTGTAGGCAGCCGCCGATTTACGGGACTCGGAGCGGGATGCGGAGAGGGCAAAGTCCAGCAGGTCGGAGGAGTCATCGGAGTCCAGCAAGGAGCGGAAGTAGCCGGTGAAGAGGCTGTGCCGCTCCGGACCGGTCTCTGTCTGCGAGGATGGTGCGCTGCCGGCGTAGAAGGCGGCGCGGCCAGAGGAGCCCGACTCCAACCCCGCAGCATGGAAGGGCCTCGCCTCGGCCCCTTGGTAGCCACCGTTGCGTCCAGCCTGGCTGCCGGGGTGGCCGTGGTGGGGGGCCCAGGGGCTGCCCTTCTCCCCCCCGCCCCACTCTGTGGCGGGGCCGTCCCCAAAGCTCTGCCCGGAGCTGGGTTCGGGGAACAGTGCCCCGTTCTTGCGCGCCCGTCGCTTCCGCTTGGGCTTGCCCACGGGGTCCGGCTCCAGCCGGCCGCGCTTGCGGGGGTGCACGGGGTCAGCGTGGAGGGCAGTGGGggctttcttcttcttcccgATGCCCTCAAAGAAATCGCTAAAGGAGCAGCGTGCGGCGCGGGCAGCGTGGCTCCCCCCGCGCCCACCGAAGCCCCCCGCCTTGCCGCCGCGCCGGCGGAAGCCCTGGACACGGTGCAGGAAGTGGGAGATGCTCTGGGTGTCGGGGGCTTGGTGAATGGACTCGGGCTCGCTGGGGGTCCAGCAGCGGGGCGGTGAGCAGCGCCCCGAGCACTGGCTCTGTCTGTTGAGGAAGGCTAGCTTGGCCAACACATCGGAGTAGTCGGCTTTGCTGTCATTGGTGTCGGCGATGTAGGAGGGCTGGGGCGAGGCCAgcttctgcttcctcctcctcctcttcttcactTCTGGGGTGGGCTCCTTGGGCTTGGTTTGGCCCAGCAGCAGGTTTTTGGGAGGCCGGCCCCGCTTGCGCTTCAGGATAATGGGCATCTCGCCAGGGGGGAACACCACGACCACGTTGCGCCCATTGTTCTTCATCTTGAGCAGTGGCGTGggctccatggagctgctggctgccagctccttcccctccaggTTCAAGTTGCTGCTGAGCGATGACACCTTGTAGGTGGTCTTGTTCCTCCTCCCCAGGGACACGGGGATCTTGGCCATCTTCACCACCATCTTCCTCACCCCCCGGCACTTGCTCTTCTTCCCTGCCGTGGGGGCTTTGGGCATCTCGTTGGGGTCCAGCGTGGTGGGAGGCGGTGGCGGTGGGGGGCTCAGCACTGGGGTGTCAGGCTCCTCGGGCCCGGGGGGCAGCTCAGCGGGCAGGGTGAGGGGGGACAGGACGTGGCTCTCAGGGGTGATGTCCACCCGGCGCCCTCGCCCCGCCCTCCTCCGGCGGCACAGCATCTTTGGCTTTTCAGTCCGGCGCAGGGCGTACTTGCGGTGGTCTTCGCCACACCGCCCAGCCCCCCGGCCCCCGCAGGGACCCCGCTTCACCATCGTGCTCAAGGGACACCCCCCGagccggggctgcagcccgTGGGGCCGCAGAGGGTCCCC is part of the Haemorhous mexicanus isolate bHaeMex1 chromosome 27, bHaeMex1.pri, whole genome shotgun sequence genome and encodes:
- the AHDC1 gene encoding transcription factor Gibbin isoform X1 produces the protein MLSLKVASGAEGSGTPAAGQDAAQAGGRSLPKRAGSEGRGAQEPADGSSVACQPLALENGASPPAEWFPHAQGSGPRQPGSDSDSRSFRVNLHCKHPRNRELKCNSRSSSKAEGPGVTFPDPHVSNCSAKRHAGEEEVRMRVKPPGPVVTTSVVRGSPDYVREPKFYPPGHPVQRPPACPAEKALSCSVLSFPEGSCPALGREHQAGSLLHGDPADRCQSVHGGTKAAEDLLGCAGEPRILGGSAEEASARDRAPKTFPNATLASGRCNVDGILALLRSKCGNGHINLHPVVQLIDIMKDLNRLSEDLKNSGVHLDCGSLRGSGGAHEDSRLLPADRDLQYSFFSSPSLANSIRSPEERGVLLKSDPSRHPRPPARDGEADGGGGSTPQPPGHGVGVGDVSKAPADEAGCSQPEASDYSELAEADILNELASLACPGTQLLESQAMEPQPQLLPAQELDSQSRLLDSQSLESQPQLLDSQSLEPLPESLELQNLEPLGLQSLEPLSESLELQSLEPLSESLELQSLEPLAEPLGLQTLEPLPGALEPSLLPTEPSLLEPQPLGTVSELLEAQPGTGDPLRPHGLQPRLGGCPLSTMVKRGPCGGRGAGRCGEDHRKYALRRTEKPKMLCRRRRAGRGRRVDITPESHVLSPLTLPAELPPGPEEPDTPVLSPPPPPPPTTLDPNEMPKAPTAGKKSKCRGVRKMVVKMAKIPVSLGRRNKTTYKVSSLSSNLNLEGKELAASSSMEPTPLLKMKNNGRNVVVVFPPGEMPIILKRKRGRPPKNLLLGQTKPKEPTPEVKKRRRRKQKLASPQPSYIADTNDSKADYSDVLAKLAFLNRQSQCSGRCSPPRCWTPSEPESIHQAPDTQSISHFLHRVQGFRRRGGKAGGFGGRGGSHAARAARCSFSDFFEGIGKKKKAPTALHADPVHPRKRGRLEPDPVGKPKRKRRARKNGALFPEPSSGQSFGDGPATEWGGGEKGSPWAPHHGHPGSQAGRNGGYQGAEARPFHAAGLESGSSGRAAFYAGSAPSSQTETGPERHSLFTGYFRSLLDSDDSSDLLDFALSASRSESRKSAAAYTAPPAALPGQRGMAAYTARGGKVPAASPGAEAFHAAMQGRPAFPPGRASSAYGVTQGSSECRGTESFPKLAPPSAVSRSPTAHPAASGTPGYSPYGSYGSTGQSVAPASVFPPGKQYPSAQDCPNSKDCSFAYGSGSSLPSSPSSAHSAGYAPPTAGPSLPLGKAAFFNSAEQGGQFSSAAHTPLRCDSRASTVSPGGYMVPKGSASFQPSPENCRQFPSAAPWAFRQGYGGLDWSSEAFSQLYNPGFECHLNEPNVILDISNYTPQKAKQQTVSETFSESSSDSTQFNQPAGYRRANSEASSSEGQSSLSSLEKLMMDWNEASSAPGYNWNQSVLFQSNSKPGRGRRKKVDMFDTSHLSFSSSSSSSSVYPSKRNTGPRQPRGSRGACASKKERGTGKAKFPTKSQAVNPLFQDSTDLGLDYYSGDSSMSPLPSQSRGFGVGERDPCDYTGPYSMNPSTPSDGTFVQGFQSDSPGLGQPDLESKHFPALPHQLAAPGQQTVFEAGLQKAFSPNCSPTLAFKEDLRAGSIRKLPACDSLKHSMQGGALPHAPHLACRDLPMPQAHYDSPSCKNPPYWYSPNASTRSPSYDGKAGAGMLVDFMGRTDPPCLNPHLSSPSSTHPSKGEKEPLEMSRAHHRGPYACPLINDLNISPVPRDSMLQLQDNYRYPSFAPQGHPVMAPTQKSGFLGPMVEQQHPEDTFTVTSL
- the AHDC1 gene encoding transcription factor Gibbin isoform X2, whose protein sequence is MRVKPPGPVVTTSVVRGSPDYVREPKFYPPGHPVQRPPACPAEKALSCSVLSFPEGSCPALGREHQAGSLLHGDPADRCQSVHGGTKAAEDLLGCAGEPRILGGSAEEASARDRAPKTFPNATLASGRCNVDGILALLRSKCGNGHINLHPVVQLIDIMKDLNRLSEDLKNSGVHLDCGSLRGSGGAHEDSRLLPADRDLQYSFFSSPSLANSIRSPEERGVLLKSDPSRHPRPPARDGEADGGGGSTPQPPGHGVGVGDVSKAPADEAGCSQPEASDYSELAEADILNELASLACPGTQLLESQAMEPQPQLLPAQELDSQSRLLDSQSLESQPQLLDSQSLEPLPESLELQNLEPLGLQSLEPLSESLELQSLEPLSESLELQSLEPLAEPLGLQTLEPLPGALEPSLLPTEPSLLEPQPLGTVSELLEAQPGTGDPLRPHGLQPRLGGCPLSTMVKRGPCGGRGAGRCGEDHRKYALRRTEKPKMLCRRRRAGRGRRVDITPESHVLSPLTLPAELPPGPEEPDTPVLSPPPPPPPTTLDPNEMPKAPTAGKKSKCRGVRKMVVKMAKIPVSLGRRNKTTYKVSSLSSNLNLEGKELAASSSMEPTPLLKMKNNGRNVVVVFPPGEMPIILKRKRGRPPKNLLLGQTKPKEPTPEVKKRRRRKQKLASPQPSYIADTNDSKADYSDVLAKLAFLNRQSQCSGRCSPPRCWTPSEPESIHQAPDTQSISHFLHRVQGFRRRGGKAGGFGGRGGSHAARAARCSFSDFFEGIGKKKKAPTALHADPVHPRKRGRLEPDPVGKPKRKRRARKNGALFPEPSSGQSFGDGPATEWGGGEKGSPWAPHHGHPGSQAGRNGGYQGAEARPFHAAGLESGSSGRAAFYAGSAPSSQTETGPERHSLFTGYFRSLLDSDDSSDLLDFALSASRSESRKSAAAYTAPPAALPGQRGMAAYTARGGKVPAASPGAEAFHAAMQGRPAFPPGRASSAYGVTQGSSECRGTESFPKLAPPSAVSRSPTAHPAASGTPGYSPYGSYGSTGQSVAPASVFPPGKQYPSAQDCPNSKDCSFAYGSGSSLPSSPSSAHSAGYAPPTAGPSLPLGKAAFFNSAEQGGQFSSAAHTPLRCDSRASTVSPGGYMVPKGSASFQPSPENCRQFPSAAPWAFRQGYGGLDWSSEAFSQLYNPGFECHLNEPNVILDISNYTPQKAKQQTVSETFSESSSDSTQFNQPAGYRRANSEASSSEGQSSLSSLEKLMMDWNEASSAPGYNWNQSVLFQSNSKPGRGRRKKVDMFDTSHLSFSSSSSSSSVYPSKRNTGPRQPRGSRGACASKKERGTGKAKFPTKSQAVNPLFQDSTDLGLDYYSGDSSMSPLPSQSRGFGVGERDPCDYTGPYSMNPSTPSDGTFVQGFQSDSPGLGQPDLESKHFPALPHQLAAPGQQTVFEAGLQKAFSPNCSPTLAFKEDLRAGSIRKLPACDSLKHSMQGGALPHAPHLACRDLPMPQAHYDSPSCKNPPYWYSPNASTRSPSYDGKAGAGMLVDFMGRTDPPCLNPHLSSPSSTHPSKGEKEPLEMSRAHHRGPYACPLINDLNISPVPRDSMLQLQDNYRYPSFAPQGHPVMAPTQKSGFLGPMVEQQHPEDTFTVTSL